In Mercenaria mercenaria strain notata chromosome 13, MADL_Memer_1, whole genome shotgun sequence, the DNA window tgttatcatttttgactgaaatgtacctctaccacaaaaacttaagctaagcttatctgataagaaattattccaatggattcgagcaatgtcgaagcatttgtgtgcccaactccgcttggtctcattggtcaagtgatttattactttcccctcacctaccgtttggagtttcactagaggcacaaagttgctcatgtgtcgaagccatctaactgggtttcagaagatatgttattccacttgggtgcctgttttgtcttaaatattcctcatcctctgccgttaaatgggcacgccttcagattaatgtagaacaatcaaaattaaaaataagacactcattcctcagtaattataaatacaaaacaaaaacaaagtgattcagtgagttttagcaagaatttatttgcaaaaccattcatgtagtctttaaaacatacagaaaagctatctactgtcttagacacactgtaaatgtttaagttctgtgttattcttaaagaaatgttaacttcatgtataatcataactgcaaaaaaaaaaaaaaaaaaaaatacccgctcgttccatgtaaaagctacccgcctctgaaaaaatcaaaattgagaaaaaaaaaaaaaaaaaaatttcgcacGCTCActcccattttttttgaaaattttccgaagaactattaatcaatttggtatggcctaaaggaaggaatatttatgatttttaccacagttatggccctttgatactTATGCTttatggaatatagagaaaaatcttgtatgcctaactcctcccacactattagcctgatttgcttcaaacatttacagatgaacaagcttgatgtacagatgaccataaaggacgGATTGTTTTCTGTGATTaattttaccgcagttatggccaTTTGATAGTTTTGcaatatatagaatatagagagaAATCATGTGTGTTCAACTCCTCTTatactttttgaaggaatggattcaaagttgctcaaaTGCACAACCTTTTCttaatacaatttgcttcaaacttttagtcgaACATCCTTTATGAGAAGTTGGTCTttactaaaaactttgctatttagaagatggcacagtatgtggggccatctgtgtccaatggacacaattctagtatTGCATTGTTCCTCACTGACAGCCGTAGCTCATCTGAGATACAGTTTTAGATCACAAGGTCAAACTTTAAAGTCCGAAAGAAATTATAGCAACAGTTTGCTTACACATTTTCCGTCCGACGTTCTTAGGTATTTCAACATAATTCTATTCACTGTCTCTTTTCTTCCTTGTACTGCGTTTAGAACAGTTTTGCAGCCGATCAGGATTACGACAGAAAACTTCAGGCAGTGAACGGCACAGTCATAACAGAGAGTGAACACGGCGAGTTCGTGACTACCTACCAGGTGATCCGCGATTTCCATCATGTAAGTATTGTTAAGTCCTAAACAGTTTAAGGAAACAGTAAAAGGTGTGGTGGTTGTACAGCTAGATTCGTCTGTATTGCCACTGTTCCTACCACTCCACCAACATGTCATCGGTTGGATTGAATAATTTATATTAGTTAGTATCAAAAGTTTGCGAAACCTCTCGAACATATTGGCGCCAGGCAACTACTTAAGTGTTGAAATTAAGCCATAACAGAAACTATAAAAGCAATAAACTATATATCATAAAAACATGGCGAGAGATAAATAGCATTGATCAAGTACCCATCAATAACACAATCAGTGGCAATGGTTATGTAAACCGCACGTCTCACGTATAGTTACGTCAGACCGAGTGTATTGACCGCAAATCCTCACGTAAAATAACGAATTCTGAGCAAGATATTTAGGTTTTCAATCTTATACACAGTTCATTGAAATGATGGTGCGTTAGACTAATCATTTGGTAAGTGAAATGTGCATACGATGAAAAATGCAAGAAGCAAACTTGCAAATAGTGCCCAGAAGACGTCATTTTACATATAGGTCGACGCTCTGATGCGGCAGGTCTAACGTTAAGTCTAAAACTCGATCGAGCATTTTGCCTGACCAGTGTGAACTGGAACATTAAGTATGAAACTCTTGAGCAATGTAACATCAGTTTGATTTAAGCATTTAATTTTAACTCTTAACACAACAGATGAAGACGTACAGTTTCAACGGCACACACTGTCACATTTCTCAGATCGTTGGCGAAGAGATGCTTGACGGATGTGTTCCAAGTAAGAATTCAGTTTCATTTAAATAGTTAAGTTCTGTCTGTCTTATTCTAAAGCAGACAAGGAGGCGCGTCTTCAGACTTTACTCTATCGTAGTTAAAATACGGTTTGTAGGCCCAACCTGAATGGAACAACAGAAAATTTGTAATACTGTCAATTATTTTAGTTAGAGTACACTATATCAGACACAAGATTAAATACTGAATGTCACTGAATTCACAAGTATTTTCGACCTTTACtgattttcatcagttttatgtttttaggggagtggggtgtgtgtgtgtgtgggggaggggggggggggggggggggggggggggggggagggactTGACAGGGCACAAATTTATTACAAGTAAAACATACTTCTAGCAATACTTTTTTTCCTGTCTATGTCTTTCTTGAGTTGAGTTACAGACATTCaactattattttacttttaataaatgtACGATAGTGTTATTCCATTCTGGATGGGGCTCATGCCCATTTTTTGACGTAGAATAAGATACCGATATATGGAAGTCAACTTTTACAGAACCACTGAAATGTAGATCTAGTACTTAATAGAAAGAATGTTTCACAATAATAAACTGCATCTTTTTTTTACGCAAGACAAGGACCAAAACCGCCAGGCATGTCGCGTTGGCGCGCGCACGAAGACAACACAGTGAATCCTTCGAATTTCCATTATGGCGAGTAAGCTCGCCTGTGCCAGGATGACACAATAATGCATAAATATGCTACATAAACTGCGCGCACGCCAACGCGACAAAACGGAATGTCCTGAAATACCACCATATAAACATTACACGTCGTTTATTTTATATTCCATAGGTTTGAAAAATCTCAACtcgttttctttgtttgttttgggtttaacgccgtttttcaacagtatttcagttatgtaacggcgggcagttaacctaaccagtgttcctggattctgtaccagtacaaacctgttctccgcaagtaactgccaacttcccaaaatgaaccagaggtggaggacaaatgatttcagacacaatgtctttcatcaaatcgtcacggagaacatacgccccgcccggggatcgagctcacgatcccgcgatccgtagatctaggctctccctattgagctaagctggcgaGCCAACTCTACTTGATAAGAATAGTGTTACTGTCTTATTATTTTGTGCTTCATTAAGTGCGTTAACTCAATGAATTATGCACTTGTAAGCCGATTGATATATAGAAACTGTCATTACTGTTAAAGGAAGTGGTTTTCGGCAGcttatttgtttttaagaaaCGCTTGCCCACTCCGGGACATACCATATGGGATCCGGAAACCAGACGATGCACATAAATGGCTGGTACGGAAAAATCGGGAACGAAACATTGACCTATGCCACTACTGTGAATGACTGTACGTGGGTTTCTTTCACAAGATTCGGAACACTGCCGGATGGTAAGTACACAGATAATAGGACGGTAGGGTTCCAAATACATTTACATACAGTAAGCTTCTATAAtctcattttttatgttttatgaagtATCTTATGGTATATGATGCCTGTAGAAATTcgataaaacacatttttgaacGATCTGTTCAATCTGTAAACAGatcaaataaaactgatgatacaCCTTGTGACTACAAAGAGATTAATATcactaaaaagacaaaaatgtcacattttcgtGAAACGCTTAAAATCTACCAGGGACGTCTCCCGTATCCAGtcgttttattgcattttatacaCTAGTTCCTACTTGAAGGAACCTATTGTGGCATATTGCCACGaaatagctaggtagctatcgtgATACTTCAAACagttatcttgataaagcgaagttttatgaaaatattatcgCAATAGTTGATTGTTTCCTGGAAAAATTATTGCGATAACTTACAATACTATCTCGATACCTTTTGTGTAAGCGCCCACATCTGCTATTTGTAAGCTAGATAGTTatctcgatactttcagaaattatcttgtattttgacttttttttctgaaaagtttatttcAATAGTCTAAAGTTTCCTGCATAATTTATTGCAATGATGAAGTTTTTATaatatccatgatacatgcactcacctgattatgttgttatcattatacaatatccatgatacatgcaCTTACCTGactatattgttatttttatacaatttgcTTGATACATGCACTCACCTTACAATGctgttattgttaaaaaaatctaCTTGTTGCAAAAAACTTTCTGACtatgttgtttattattattcagtCTGCTTGATAATGTACTCATCTGACTATGTTGTTATATAACACAATTGATTGATACATGCACTCACCTGACTATGCTGTTATTATTGTACAATTTGCTTGATACAAGAAACCATCCGACTATGTTGTTAGTATTATGCAATTTGCTTGTTACATATAATTATCTGacaatgttgttattattacacAATTTGCTTGATACATATACTCATCTGACAATGTTGTTATTAAATTACACAATTTGCTTGATACATATACTCATCTGACTATGTTGTTATCATTATACAATTTGCttgaaaaaggacctatttgactatgttgtttattattatacaagCTGCTTGATACATGTACTCACCTGACTACgatgttattattatacaatttgcTTGACAAAATAACCCATCtgattatgttgtttttattatacaatcTGCTTGATACATGTACTCACCTGACTATGCTTATTATTGTACAATATGCATGATTCAAGAACTCATCTGACTATGATGTTATTATAATACAGTTTGCTTGATACACAAACCTATCTgactatgttattattatttacaatctGCTTGATACATGTACTAATCTGACTTTGCTGTTATTATTatactatatgcatgatacaagaAACCCATCTGACTATGTTGTTATAATTATACAATCTGCTTGATACATGTACTCATCTgactatgttattattattatacacttTGCTTGATACATGCACTCACCTGACTATgatgttattattatacaatttgaTTGATACAAGAACCCATCTGACTATGCTGGTACTATTATACAATTTGCTTGATTCATATACTCACCTGACTACGTTATTATTACTATACTATTTGCTTGATACATATACTCACCTGACTATGTTGTCTTTCATTATAGAATTTGCTTGATATATGTACTCACCTGACTATGTTGTCATCATTATAGAATTTGCTCGATACATGTACTCATCTGACTATGTTGTTATCATTATACTATTTGCTTGATATATGTACTCATTTGACTACGAATATATTTAAAGTCATTTATCTTTATTCACCATActatttgttttatacatgaatCAGTCGGCCCAAATTGTTAATGAATTAGTctgttttattgatttattatttgAGGCACTACATACATTAACTAtcaatttatttatcaaatttatttacctTTCTGCCACCATACAATTTGTTTGATACCTAAACTTATTTGAATTTGTTGTTAATGAAACGATCTATTTAATTGGCTTAACATATTGTGTACTCATACATGAAAAAtcaaattgtatatatttcattaccggattcatttatttaaatacatgagCTAATTTGACCTTTGTACAATTTGTTCATACACAAACTCATTTGGACCTATTGTTAATGAAATGTCTGTTGATCTGTCTGTTCTATTTATCGTTTATATAACGTGTCAGGTACTACAAACATATAATTTAtcaatgttattttattattattattactatttatttattttactcagctaattgtcataatacttttgaCAAATTCTTCTTTTTTACCATTAATTAAATCCAATGTAACTCATCCTGAATGATTACCAGTAGCCTAaaccaaaatgtacataaattagcAAACATACAATAAACAACATCAAAGTTCACTCTAAACTCCATTTTTTCCACTATCTAAAATCCAATATAACGAACACTATATAATACACAATGTAAAACGAAAATTTttcactgaaaacaaaaattcCATTTAAAGGCAACAACCCAACTGCAAACAActgaaatacacaaaatatagTCTCGATCACACGTTGAAAACCTATTTTCTATACAAACTCTGTAAATTTACCTACAATATATCACGGAAAACATGTGGACGAGACGTCTGTATTAAACTAATTGTCAAACTTTATGTCATTACTACACCAATACTGACTTCCTACAAAAACCATGCATGATTATCATGCGCAAAAACTTTTCAACATTTATCTTCTAATACACATGTAGTATGTATACATTAAATAGCCGTAATGCTAGCGAGCTAATAATtcaagtttcttaaaaaaaaccacctttatttttaaacatctctTGCCTATTTCAAGCAAGGGTCTCTTAAAATTAGCCCGAAATTAAAATAGCGCGATTCACTACATACTTTGAACTGAAAATGTTAATCTAATCTATACAAACATCTACTCGAAGTACGTTAATATTTCCAACGGCAGTCTTGCAATTTCTTTTCGTGCAAGAACTGCAGTGTTTGGAACATTGATTTCGTTGGAATAACTTGCATTATGCCTTTACATGTATCACTACGATCTCAAATTAAAAAGTTATCAATACTGAACGGTTACGTAGCTTTAATCAAACGAAAATTTCTCGTTGGTAAGCAAGTGTACAATATAAGGGAGAATACTCGTAACACCGTCTCATTATGCTTGCTGGAGTAATCTCCCATTTTATACTCGTATATAAAttattgttgtctttttttccttttttttttaaacatctctaAAGGTCTATAAAGTATTTACGTCTATAACTAGCCAATGTACCATAGGTACCAACACTTCATGTGAGACAACGTATCACATATTCGCAACTGTAAAGATCAGAATCTTATTTCATACATTAAGCAGTTAAGTTTCAATGGCGATGACCAAAATGTTTCGGAAATTAACATGAACTCTCGATTGTACATATTCATTTTTACACGTCTTTCACTAATTAGTTTAAAACTTGTAATTTATGCACGTTCCATTCTCTCGTCGTCGGAGGGGCGGATCCGCCCTATTGCAGCAAAATACCTCTATCTAAGACTGGTGGCTAAACTACAGATATTAATCACATATCAGCCTCCTTGATCATGGAAATTCATGACTCAAACAAAAAGCGCCATCCAGTCACACTTTTCTTATGCAATCacttaaacatacatgtacattctgtTACGGTCAGTACTTTCATTCGAACATACATATCTTCTCAACTGTTGCCTCTACTTCTCATAATCTCTGGAAATGTACACCCACATCCAGGACCCAATAGTACAATTTCATCAGAAAACTCATCTTTATCCGCATACAGTGAAATATTGCAAAGTGGTCTTTCTGTTATGCATCTAAATTTCAAAGTCTCAAgcctaaaattgacatttttgaaatagaaGCTCAGCCTTACGATATTCTTATCTTCACAGAATCCTGGCTATCTCCTGCAATATCAAATGACGAACTTCTTATACCTAACTTTCAAACACCGCTTCGCTGTGATCGTAATGATCGCATAGGGAGGAGTCACTATCTACATTCGAGATGGCCTTCTCGCCAAACATCGTGACGACCTTTCTGTTGCTGGAATAGAGGCTCTCTGGCTTGAAAAAATTTCAGACATCGTGTCATTCTTGTAGGAGGCATCTATCGTCCTCCGGATTCAAATAATCAGCAAAGGCTTCTTCTTGAACAGTCCATAGACCAAGCTTTTAACCAACCTTGTGATAATATCCTAGTTGCTGGTGACTTTAACATCAACATCCTAAACACTCAGACAAACAAGATATCAAATCTAATTTCCTCTTACCCCGGCAGAACAATTAATTCATCACACACACATTCACAGAAAACTCATCCTCTCTTATTGatctcatttttgttaaaaataataatcatgTACTAACAAGCTTTGTTGCCGATCCATTCATTCCTGACATGATTCGATTTCCCCTGCCCTATTGTTGCTGTTCTTAAACTAGACAAACCTATAAATACTACATTCAAAAGAAAAGTATGGTTGTACGACAAAGGTAACTATGatcaatacaaaacaatactgcATAATACTACCTGGGACACCATAATAGAAAACATGACCTTAACAAAGCCACGAAGACATCACACACGCAATATTAACTGCAGCACAACAATCATTCCAAATAAAACAGTCACAATAAGACCAAACGACATTCCTTGGCTAAATAACACGATAAGAAAGGCTATTAGGAAGCGCAAGAAGTTACACAAAACAGCAAAACGACTTAACACTGAACAAGCTTGgacaatgtttaaaacaatacgTAACGAGGTTACAAAACTAATacgaatatcaaaacaaaactaccaaaataaactcattgaacaaGTAAATTCAAACACAATAACAGCGAAACTTTGGTTCAAAACTGctaaaaaactaacaaataaaacaacagctcAGACAATTCCAACGCTACAAGACCAAAATACACAAGCATCTACAGACCAAGAAAAGACAGAACTCCTTAACCATTTCTTTTGCACACAATCCACCATAGATGACACTAATGAAATTTTGCCACCATGCCCATCCTCTACTACAGCTACCCTAACGAATATTCTTATTACACCAACAGACGTCTCTGATGCTATATCCCTCATTGATCCATCTAAAGCATGTGGTCCTGATCTCATCAGCCCTAAACTTCTTCGAGAAGGTAAGGCAGAACTTTCTGAACCTCTTTCCAAGTTTTTCAATAAGTTATTGTCGCATTCCTTCTTCCCTCGTCCTGGAAACTAGCAAACGTTACtccagttttaaaaaatcagatcccTCAAAACCTTCGAACTATCGACCCCAAACTCCCTTCTAAGCTGCATAGGCAAACTTATGGAACGGTGTATTCACAAATATCTCTACAACTATCTCACTCAAAACAATCTTCTTACTTCTCTTCAATCAGGCTTTATCAAAGGTGACTCTACAGTGAACCAACTGGTATATCTTCATAACGACATCTGCAATGCTCTCGATAACGGCAAAGAAGTTCGAGCCGTGTTCTGTGACGTTTCAAAGGCCTTCGACAGGTGTGGCATCGCGAACTTCTTCATAAGCTATCCTCTCTAGGTATTAAGGGCTCACTTCTTGACTGGATAACCTCATACCTTTCCACGCGTAAGCAGCGAGTTGTGTACGCAAATGCATTTTCCTCTTGGTCGACAATCAACGCTGTGGTCCCGCAAGGATCTATTCTAGGACCTTTGTTATTCCTAACATACATTAACGACATTGTTCAAACATCGGTTCTAAAATtcgtctttttgcagatgatactaGTCTTTATATCATCGTAGATGATCCAGCTTCAGCCAGTACCACTCTGAACACTGATCTTGAAACTATACACTCTTGGTCCAAAGCATGGCTGGTGACATTCAACCCATCAAAAACAGAATCCATGATCTTTTCAAGAAAACTCTACAAACCCAATCATCCTCAATTATATATGAACAATATACCAATCACTGAAGTGACTGAACACAAACATCTCGGTCTCACCTTTTCCTCGGATCTAAAATGGTCCTCACATATATCTATTACTTTGAAAAAAGCTTGGCAACGAATTGGAATAATGAGATCCcttaaatttctattaaatcGACAAAGTCTCGAACGaatgtacttttcatttattcgtCCAATCCTGGAATATTCTGTTGTTGTTTGGGACAACAGTTACAGAAGCTCTTAAGAATGAAATCGAGGCCGTCCAGAACGAGGCTGCACGTATAGTCACCGGTGCCACTAAACTCTGTAACATCCAGAAACTCTTATTCGATCTCGGTTGGGAACCTCTGACAGAACGACGAAAAAAAACATCgccttgttttgttctataaaaTGGTCAATGGTCTATCACCCGCCTACCTGTCTTCACTAATTcctgaaaaccaacataatatcaataCTAGATTTAACCAAAGAAACATCAGAAATATCCTCTGCCAGTCACATTCATACAAATCTTCCTTTCTTCCTAAGACAATAAACGACTGGAACTTACTTCCTCAACATATCAATCATCTCCTTCAGTCAATGCCTTCaatcaaatctgaataaaaacCTACCGAAATCAAATCCTTTATTTAATGCTGGATCCAGAAAAGGCCAAATTCTTCATGCTCGATTACGTCTAGGTTGTAGCTCCCTTAACTATGACCTCAACCGCCGAGGAATCACAAACACCGCTAGATGTGATTGTGGTGAGATAGAAACTGTCGACCATTATCTGCTCCATTGTCGAAAATACCAAAATCTTCGAACTGACATATTTTCCAATCTCCAATGCGCTTTAACTCTTAACAATCTACTGTATGGTGATGAACATCTAtcttatcaacataatatttccCTATTCACTGACGTTCAACGATTTATCATCTCAACAAATAGATTCAGTACATAAGCTGCGACAATCAACATCTCCCCTCTCCCACCCCCAAACGACGACGAGAGACAATAGCATAAAAATGCTCGTTAATTCTTCAATCAtcattaaaacacacacacacacacacacacacacacaaacaaaaaaacataaaaaaaacccaccccaaaaaaacacacacacacaaaaactttgcattatgcatttatttttcacattcaTATTCCGATTAACACAACATGATACACATACTTACACAGCCTAGTTACTATTCTTCATCTAACCTCTGTTTTTcttatggagcggaattcatataagttttaagtagcttgttttccaatccattcgattgaaaatttctttgtttgtttgtttgtactattttgattgatgtatgtctttttatcaaactttgttaatttcaaTATcgtactcatgtttgtatatacaatttgtggaaataaatacagtttaaactaagttttaagaaaaatatttgtttcaatggtATTGCTTATTACGTACGGTTAAGGGGATAAAACCCTCTATCACTGCACAAATAACGCATCGACTGacattgaaattttgtgacaCACTTCCTAAACTAAGGAATACAACTTGTAAACTGCAGTAAAACGTTTGTGAACATGGGTTCTCTCCTAACTGTGTGCCTTGATCCTTTACTGACTTTTATTCTTTTACAGAGAAAAGAATTATGATTAGTGTGTGTTTATCTGTTTCGAGACTTCCAAAAACGTGTAGCTTTAGCTAGCTTTCAAATGTTtcttagatatatatatatatatatatatatatatatatatatatatatatatatatatatatatttgcagcAAACCGTTTATGAATTTAGCAAAAGTTCTCTCATTAAGTGTTTTACGCCATATTAAGTAGGTACAATTGAGCATTCTGGCTTAATACTATATTTCCCTTCTAGGAACAAAGATTACAGAATCTGCACAATTTGCTGATGTTGTACAGTATAAAAACAGCTATGATCATGTATTCGACATTCCAAGTCACTGCAATATAGTAAGTGCCAATTCATTTCTTGAAGGATATACTCAGACACTAACGGTAAAAGTTTACATACACGTGGCTGTAGAGCAAAGGGGATAGGATCGAGCATTTTCAGACTTAGTACGAGATTCTAGATGTTCGCCTGAAACAAATTTGTCATATATCTCTGAAAATGCAGATGACATAGTATTTAACAATTGGATAGATTAAGCAGATATGACCGTACTCCAGATTAtgctgacgtcacgtcgacgtgatatttagcaccatgtacacatcgagaaatagcgctttcatatttgatcaaatattttacttaaaacatgttttaaacgaaaagTCCCatagcacaactgtcttgattaattaacacacacacacacacacacacacacacacacacacacacaaacacacggagttggttattagctgtgcagaataattcgccataaTTTTCCCCCtaatttcatttcagttaaaaGACGTATTATTTGTCCCCATACAGGCGccgagaaagagtgctactataaTTGATCCACTAGTTTATATAAAAGACGTTTCAGAATCGAACTGATGTTATGAAATGGTGTTACACATAATTTACACACACTGTATAGGTTATTAGGCGCGAAAGTTAACTTATTAGCCGTTTACGCACTCCTAAGTTATTTCGCGGGACGTGTTACTTCCCGTTAAAACACAGTTACGCGTTGACGTCACGTCCACCCAATACATTTGGAGCcatacatgttcaattcaatAGTTCTCCCAGAATTCGTATACTTTTGTACATAAATGACATCTTAAAATCGAAATATTATTTAGCAGAACCATGTTTCATATCTTAACAATACGAATCGGTTACACGCCGCCTCGGGcaacgccctcgtgaaattattccgcaagcGGGTAACCTCATCGTATTGtttcgatatgttaaaacatgggtTTGCTTTACCTTTGTGGAAACTTTGTTTCGTCTTACGTACGTTCAGTCGTGGATGTGTCATATTTCtgctttaaattatttgacatgGTCGTGTTGAGAAGATTATCTGCGCATTCAATGATAGATAATGCCAAGATACTTGAAGGTGCAACAGTAATACAAGTCAATATATACATTTGACAGTGCGAAATATATCTAAGAAAACTTACAGCACGAAACAGTAAAAAAGCAAGCTGCTCGGAAGGACTACGTTTTCTAAATACGCTGGTTTTAAACTTGTTGATGTCCCAGATTATGTATCTCCTTTAATTATCTAGTATCTACtttcaaaaagcataatatgttaaacatgtaattccatcaaccctttcactgcTTCACAAAGAGACGGTAAATAaaaatttacctttactttttttcatttattttcagggAGATGCGGCTGTTGGAAAATAGTTCTGTCATGAAGTTATGCCCATAATATAAACTATCAAATAAAGATAAGAACAACTAGTGTTTGTCTTTGACTGCACAATACATCCATTGATTTTGTTCCAGCacctgatggtggaggaaaacccaagGTGCTCCTCAGGGCATTATTTCATTAACGCCAGGATCTGGGTAGACCCATTTACCTTCCGTAAACCAACTTCATGGCTCACTCTCATAAAATAATTCTAACTTCAAGCAAGGTTTAAGGTCCTTTGGGGCTACGTCATACACCCATTAAAATTACATCAAGATTATTATCtcatttttgtcataaaaacataATGATTATGCAGTTATCATCAACAATATAGGTATA includes these proteins:
- the LOC123529281 gene encoding uncharacterized protein LOC123529281 — translated: MSLTLQLIAVFVVVDTTFAAEQPCCISKKFFAKGLMVTATLKSGSSIPTMSQNSFAADQDYDRKLQAVNGTVITESEHGEFVTTYQVIRDFHHMKTYSFNGTHCHISQIVGEEMLDGCVPKTLAHSGTYHMGSGNQTMHINGWYGKIGNETLTYATTVNDCTWVSFTRFGTLPDGTKITESAQFADVVQYKNSYDHVFDIPSHCNIGDAAVGK